One Halosegnis longus DNA window includes the following coding sequences:
- the nth gene encoding endonuclease III translates to MGTPLDTRTEQAEEVVDRLYAEYPEPTISLNFDSRLELLVAVVLSAQCTDERVNQVTDDLFEKYESAEEFAAASEEQLADDIYGITFHNSKGGYLKGIGEQLIEDHGGEVPDTMSALTDLPGVGRKTANVVLQHGHDLTEGIVVDTHVQRISRRLGLTEEATPAKIEQELMELIPESDWKECTHLFIEFGRDTCTARSPDCDGCLLADICPSERGDSDIDLASGEPW, encoded by the coding sequence ATGGGAACACCGCTCGACACGCGAACCGAACAGGCCGAGGAGGTCGTGGACCGACTCTACGCCGAGTATCCAGAGCCCACGATTTCGCTCAACTTCGACTCTCGGCTCGAACTGCTCGTCGCGGTCGTGCTCTCGGCGCAGTGTACCGACGAGCGCGTGAATCAGGTGACCGACGACCTCTTCGAGAAGTACGAGTCGGCCGAGGAGTTCGCCGCGGCGAGCGAAGAGCAGTTGGCCGATGACATCTACGGCATCACCTTCCACAACAGCAAGGGCGGCTACCTGAAGGGCATCGGTGAGCAGCTAATAGAAGACCACGGCGGCGAGGTGCCGGACACGATGTCGGCGCTGACTGACCTGCCCGGCGTCGGACGCAAGACCGCGAACGTCGTCCTCCAGCACGGCCACGACCTGACTGAAGGAATCGTCGTCGACACCCACGTCCAGCGCATCTCTCGGCGACTCGGTCTCACCGAGGAGGCGACGCCGGCGAAAATCGAACAGGAGCTGATGGAGCTGATTCCCGAGTCCGACTGGAAGGAGTGTACGCATCTGTTCATCGAGTTCGGCCGCGACACCTGCACGGCCCGCAGTCCGGACTGTGACGGCTGTCTGCTCGCGGATATCTGTCCCTCCGAACGGGGCGACTCGGACATCGACCTCGCGAGCGGCGAGCCGTGGTGA
- a CDS encoding NUDIX domain-containing protein, producing the protein MKNWRDVRPQVLGVPRRGEELLVEFYEGPDEQFYRPLGGGIEFGESSDEAVAREFEEELGEAVEPGPVLGTIENQFRWAGESFHEMTVVRAVSFRDETVYERDRLTVTETDGSRRPATWERLDSFDDEKPLLPAGIERLLQGEETHIVSPATGIESRSE; encoded by the coding sequence GTGAAGAACTGGCGCGACGTGCGCCCGCAGGTGCTCGGCGTCCCCCGCCGGGGCGAGGAGCTACTCGTCGAGTTCTACGAGGGGCCGGACGAACAGTTCTACCGGCCACTGGGCGGCGGTATCGAGTTCGGCGAATCGAGCGACGAGGCCGTCGCCCGGGAGTTCGAGGAAGAACTCGGGGAAGCTGTCGAACCGGGTCCGGTGCTCGGCACGATAGAAAATCAGTTCCGGTGGGCCGGCGAGTCGTTTCACGAGATGACTGTCGTCCGTGCGGTGTCGTTTCGCGACGAGACGGTCTACGAGCGCGACCGGCTCACCGTCACGGAGACGGATGGCTCGCGCCGACCGGCGACGTGGGAACGACTCGATTCGTTTGACGACGAGAAACCCCTTCTACCGGCCGGTATCGAGCGGCTACTGCAGGGCGAGGAGACGCACATCGTCTCGCCGGCTACAGGTATCGAATCGCGTAGCGAGTGA
- a CDS encoding DUF7321 family protein, whose amino-acid sequence MVATGTIATVVALAVTVSLPCFLYGAWIMIDNDPVTWGVLTWHLKYIVTGLTLTTVPLLLWMAPRLFGLGNNSTQFSGYAVVHAFVGLTAYAFLAFGFTGIVRIFRAKWEHDLYHDYDEDVLLGEIGGDRMDHWRTRLRIGVFGYTFFWILAWLTGLTRYAIRYL is encoded by the coding sequence ATGGTCGCGACCGGGACTATCGCCACTGTCGTCGCGCTCGCCGTGACTGTGAGTCTCCCGTGTTTCCTCTACGGCGCGTGGATCATGATCGACAACGACCCGGTCACGTGGGGTGTGTTGACGTGGCACCTGAAGTACATCGTCACCGGGCTCACCCTCACGACGGTTCCACTGCTCCTCTGGATGGCTCCCCGCCTGTTCGGCCTCGGTAACAACAGCACGCAGTTCAGCGGCTACGCCGTCGTCCACGCGTTCGTCGGGCTCACCGCCTACGCCTTCCTCGCGTTCGGGTTCACCGGTATCGTCCGCATCTTCCGGGCCAAGTGGGAACACGACCTCTATCACGACTACGACGAGGACGTGCTCCTCGGTGAGATCGGCGGCGATCGGATGGACCACTGGCGCACTCGCCTCCGTATCGGCGTCTTCGGCTACACCTTCTTCTGGATTCTCGCCTGGCTCACCGGGCTCACTCGCTACGCGATTCGATACCTGTAG
- a CDS encoding DUF7319 domain-containing protein, which yields MSDARTDSGEDTVESAIRRVDEAESNDSLSTEELRAQVEAEYDFDDFTPSDMARMSPEEWDAVFDPDSWITGDELLERLEADLKSRVASRDVFARIERLDTPDRLVAYSDEGYAVVYADGSIEGEGTVLRDVKPSVALCSMDDYTVTEPPEDAELPEPTTVPEGSGEFGNLMMQLIAGAMFLSGLILAGGAALSGGLGIISGTIGLLFLAGGFLLFFTVANARLSDRFRAEEYRNRLRAVGVGEDERPEFLPESARETTSLEADSETDDDATGDAAHTGEQPASETAETESSE from the coding sequence ATGAGTGACGCCCGTACCGACTCGGGCGAAGACACGGTCGAGTCGGCTATCCGGCGGGTCGACGAGGCGGAGTCGAACGACTCGCTTTCGACCGAGGAGCTGCGCGCGCAGGTCGAAGCCGAGTACGACTTCGACGACTTTACGCCGAGCGACATGGCGCGGATGTCCCCCGAGGAGTGGGACGCCGTCTTCGACCCCGACTCGTGGATTACGGGCGACGAACTGCTCGAGCGACTGGAGGCCGACCTCAAGAGCCGGGTCGCCTCTCGGGACGTGTTCGCGCGCATCGAACGGCTCGACACCCCCGACCGGCTGGTCGCCTACTCCGATGAGGGGTACGCGGTCGTCTACGCCGACGGGAGCATCGAGGGCGAGGGCACAGTGCTCCGGGACGTGAAGCCGTCGGTCGCGCTGTGTTCGATGGACGACTACACCGTCACGGAGCCCCCCGAGGACGCCGAGCTCCCGGAGCCGACGACGGTTCCGGAGGGGTCCGGCGAGTTCGGCAATCTGATGATGCAGCTCATCGCCGGCGCGATGTTCCTCTCGGGGCTCATCCTCGCGGGTGGGGCGGCCCTCTCCGGTGGCCTCGGTATCATCAGCGGCACCATCGGGCTGTTGTTCCTCGCCGGTGGCTTCCTCCTCTTTTTCACCGTGGCGAACGCGCGGCTCTCCGACCGGTTTCGCGCCGAGGAGTACCGAAATCGGCTGCGCGCGGTCGGCGTCGGCGAGGACGAACGCCCCGAGTTTCTCCCCGAGAGCGCGCGGGAGACGACCTCGCTGGAAGCGGACTCCGAGACGGACGACGACGCGACGGGCGACGCGGCCCACACCGGCGAGCAGCCGGCCTCAGAGACGGCAGAAACGGAGTCCAGTGAGTAA
- a CDS encoding halocyanin domain-containing protein has product MNRRQFLRTAGGATAAAGAVAASGTAAAQSQQPDFGGWLGGVDGGYTDARGESEVTVEVGASGNGGSLAFSPAGLWVDPGTTVIFEWTGEGGNHNVVAQEGPAALDSGGAVGEAGYTYEYTFEEGGITKYACAPHQSLGMVGAVAVGGDVPTVSTGGGGEADPKHMGVAIQAHYVGIATILAILVSIMFTFFQLKYGESPNASGGT; this is encoded by the coding sequence ATGAATAGACGGCAGTTTCTGCGAACTGCGGGGGGTGCGACGGCCGCAGCGGGAGCGGTCGCCGCGTCCGGCACCGCAGCGGCGCAGTCACAACAACCGGACTTCGGCGGGTGGCTGGGCGGCGTCGACGGCGGGTACACGGACGCCCGCGGCGAAAGCGAGGTGACCGTTGAGGTCGGTGCATCCGGCAACGGCGGAAGCCTCGCCTTCTCGCCGGCCGGGCTGTGGGTCGACCCCGGCACCACGGTCATCTTCGAGTGGACCGGCGAGGGTGGCAACCACAACGTGGTCGCACAGGAAGGCCCGGCGGCGCTCGACAGCGGCGGAGCCGTCGGTGAAGCCGGCTACACGTACGAGTACACCTTCGAAGAAGGCGGTATCACGAAGTACGCGTGTGCCCCCCACCAGTCGCTCGGGATGGTCGGTGCTGTCGCCGTGGGCGGCGACGTGCCGACGGTCTCGACCGGCGGGGGCGGCGAGGCCGACCCCAAACACATGGGCGTGGCGATTCAGGCCCACTACGTCGGTATCGCAACGATTCTCGCCATCCTCGTGTCCATCATGTTCACGTTCTTCCAGCTGAAGTACGGTGAATCACCGAACGCGAGCGGAGGGACCTGA
- a CDS encoding DUF7318 family protein, producing MSSGNNTYGDIHRYEPARESTAAAIAIVLLTVLEVLFIGLFTYGLTAGGWGRSEFGNMFLGGLLTLTLIDLAFILLLYRKEFLPDVMIVKKRRRKWEDLYIREEDMDGEQLGGDAWDSIKRAVYPYYKK from the coding sequence ATGAGCTCAGGCAACAACACCTACGGCGATATCCACCGATACGAGCCGGCACGCGAGTCCACCGCAGCAGCGATTGCGATCGTCCTGTTGACGGTGCTTGAAGTGCTGTTCATCGGGCTGTTCACCTACGGGCTTACGGCCGGTGGGTGGGGTCGGTCCGAGTTCGGAAACATGTTCCTCGGTGGCTTGCTGACGCTCACGCTCATCGATCTGGCGTTCATCCTCCTCCTCTACCGGAAGGAGTTCCTCCCGGACGTGATGATCGTCAAGAAGCGCCGTCGCAAGTGGGAGGACCTCTACATCCGCGAGGAGGATATGGACGGCGAGCAGCTCGGCGGTGACGCATGGGACAGCATCAAACGCGCAGTGTACCCCTACTACAAGAAATAA
- a CDS encoding cytochrome B produces the protein MPLDEDKYPMESGRRRFVKGVVGSAALAGVGTGSAMAIGATTSSGGVGGGTTMAMAIENTDGPAPRGMPIIPLTIEDGELQGIWPEVSEVTKGGQTVNVAETELGGVTYSSEWFQYCGVQTYPGTQPTADQDNTFRVGASAGYEWMSDLEPGEPLTVDMFDDYEEWGNGIGQSGVGKPATGRWRSEDVDQTMPIQVLRSTRIEEMAQDNEFLSAATEQGFIAWLNKCTHFCCVPGFKQLEGAANFGAENQVYCQCHQSVYDPFSPVQTTFVALPRPEE, from the coding sequence ATGCCACTTGACGAAGACAAATATCCGATGGAATCCGGACGACGACGGTTCGTGAAAGGCGTCGTCGGCTCGGCCGCGCTCGCTGGCGTCGGGACCGGCTCGGCGATGGCGATTGGCGCGACGACAAGCTCCGGCGGTGTCGGGGGCGGGACGACGATGGCGATGGCCATCGAGAACACCGACGGACCGGCCCCGCGGGGGATGCCGATTATCCCGCTCACCATCGAGGACGGTGAGCTGCAGGGCATCTGGCCGGAGGTCAGCGAGGTGACCAAGGGCGGACAGACGGTGAACGTCGCGGAGACCGAACTGGGCGGCGTCACGTACTCCTCGGAGTGGTTCCAGTACTGTGGGGTCCAGACGTATCCGGGCACACAGCCGACGGCAGACCAGGACAACACGTTCCGCGTCGGTGCCAGTGCCGGCTACGAGTGGATGAGCGACCTCGAACCCGGCGAGCCGCTCACCGTCGACATGTTCGACGACTACGAGGAGTGGGGCAACGGCATCGGGCAAAGCGGCGTCGGGAAGCCGGCGACCGGCCGCTGGCGCTCCGAGGACGTCGACCAGACGATGCCGATTCAGGTGCTCCGCTCCACCCGCATCGAGGAGATGGCACAGGACAACGAGTTCCTGAGCGCCGCGACCGAACAGGGGTTCATCGCGTGGCTCAACAAGTGCACCCACTTCTGCTGTGTGCCGGGGTTCAAGCAGCTCGAAGGCGCGGCGAACTTCGGCGCGGAAAACCAGGTGTACTGTCAGTGCCACCAGTCGGTGTACGACCCGTTCAGTCCGGTCCAGACGACGTTCGTGGCACTTCCACGACCGGAGGAGTAA